In the genome of Brachypodium distachyon strain Bd21 chromosome 3, Brachypodium_distachyon_v3.0, whole genome shotgun sequence, the window CATGAAATGTTGAAAACACTTATCTAGCTTGACAAGTTCCCTAACCAGTCAACTCTTGAAAGTACCTAGTGCCTGGCACCTTGCAAAACTCTGACATTTGGATGCAGTTGCTTTGAGGGCATTCAAAAAGTAGCTTATGGAATGCATGCCAACTGACATTATATCATTGCCTTTATTTTCAtcacgagcagcagcaggcaacCCATGCCGAAGAATTGGCATTTGTTGTATCGGAGCCCTATTGGAGTGGATTATCTCGACACTTTCTTTTTCACGGATATCTTGATACTTATTTGGTGTATTATGCATGATTTAATCAGTATTTAGTTTCAGGTTCAGCAGCACTTGCATAAAAACTTGGTAAAAGAACTGGAGATCCATAGTTAGTTGACAAGTTACCAAGCTACAAGGGCACAAACCTGACAACTTACAAGTTTAGGTTTTATTTCAGTAGGTTTATGTAAAATTTGAGTAAAGAACTGAAGATCAATAGGTTCGGTAGTTGAAAAGTTGACATAATTCTGACAGCTGCACAGTATGATCCCAAGTATTGACAGCCACATGGATTCGTTTCATCTGACCGATGGCTCACTGAATTACGAATGGCAATCTGTAGAATACTAGTGCCCAGGCAAAATCTAGAAATTTTACTTTCAGAGTTCAGGTCTCAAAAGGTACAACAGTCCTCTCTAGCACATACATGACAATGCTACCCACTGGACAAAATGGAGCAGAAAAGGGAAAGGCTCATTTACAAGAATGCAATGTAATTTAATTTACAGCGTGGGCCTGCACAGCGGGGAAAATTACAAACAGGGTAAGATGCTCCTGGCTCGCTACATTAAGCGTTTTCTCAGATAGAGATGATCGTGGTGAAGAGCAGAAGTGGCAGGAAAATCCCAATTCCAGTTCTGGAGATACCTACTCATAACAATATCAAATCAATTTGCGAGCAAGATATTGGAAAAAGGAACTAACAGACCCTAACATTGTACTAGCGAGAAAATGTTAAATGTTAAGTACCTGAGCTTCCCGATAAGGGTGAGACTGGCAATGCAGGCAATGACATTTCTGAAACCAACAGAGAAAAAGGCCAATTTAGTGAAAATCATGAGATAGATGATTTGGTTACGTCTTGCATGTTATTTCTGTCTCAAAAGGAAACAAACATTTCTCACCTGGTGCACAAAGCGACAAGGATTGAAGAGACGACGAGGATGGCCATGGTGCTGCAATGTTGTCACTCAGATCACACGTAAAGCTAATGCCAGTAATGTTGTCGAATACAATGTCTGTCGGTAAGCTCCGAAGTAGACAACCTTCAAAGAGGAATAGCGAATTTAGCATGGAACTACATATATGGAGATCTATGGATGAACCAGATAAACATGATTAAACAAAACTAACCTTGTTGCCCAAAAGCTATTCCAATTTGACACATGGCACCAAGAAATATAGACAATGTTATTAGGTATTCCAATATGATGCAAATATTGAAGGTAAAGTCCTCATGTCTTATGTGCATCATACCTTGCAGGCTGAAATCTTTTAAGTCAATATCACATAGCCCATAAATATCATTCCCCACACCAGCTTTCTGTAGCATTGATCCAAACATTGTTGCACAGTTAATTGCTTGCAAATTCGTGACAAATAGTTGCTTCTGCCTAGTTGCAATGTAAGAATGCAATGCTGCACAACATGATGGCCTTGGAGACGATGCATTGCCGCATGCCTTAACGACTGAGGAAGGATCATCAAATTCCAGTGGACAAACTACATGATTAAGACAAGAGTCGGATAATCCATTAGATGCCATGCATTATTATTATGATAACAATGATATCACTAAGCACACCCGGTAGGGATGACGCGAGGGAAAGATTGTAAAAAAACGTTGTTTTAATTTAAGCATGATGATATTTGTGAAATCTCGGTGTCCCAGACAACCAAGCAAGGAGTTACCATCAGCCAAAAATACCCAAGGTAGTCAAAAGAACATGTGACATTACATACCTTTGTTCACCTTGCAACCAGATAATACTCTGAAAGCAGTATTCACCACTTCTGAAGAAAGCTTCATAGATAAGTAGGAGTGAACTACCCCTTTACAATCACTAACAACATTAATCCCGGTAGCACTTCCAGGTATGCTAGAACTTCCAAACATGCTTGCCCCGCCTGTGGATAGATGAACCGCTGCTTCCACTATTGCTGGCTGGCAAGCTGGCCTACAACACTCTTTCAGTGGGTCAACGCTGCTGCATGCATCTAGGAGCTTGCTGGCGTTAACTATTCTCTCAAATGAGCTAACATCATTCACAGGGCAAGAAGCATCAGTAAGATTTGTTGGCCTAAGGGTACATAGCTCAGGGATGTTGGTGTTTGCCCCTTTACTTGCAAGTATGCTCATAATGTCAGAGAAACATGCATTCGCTGATGCTTGGTTGAGAACAAGCGTATTGTTTCCACCACCATATGCAGCTTGGAAAATATTCATCAAGCTATTAACTTGGGGACAACATATAACATCAGCAACTAGTGGTGCTAAAGGAACGGTGCAATCGGATGCTGTCTTGCCCATAATATGAGAGAGCTCAGAAAAGTTCACATGGCATTTTCCAGTCAAGATCGGATCATAGGACGTATAGTTTGGATACATTGGTGACACTGGCTCAGCTGGGTTAGCATTGTGTGGAAGAACGGATGGAGAAATCTCTATTGGATCAAACAGACCAATAGGTGGATCAGACAGAAGGAACTTATCTTCCGGTTTGAGGGTTGTCTTCTGAGACAGAACATGCTGACTGCCACAAAGCCAAACCACAAACAGCAGAGAACAACAATACACTGCACCTGCAATGCAATGTTACTTTAGCATAGCTCTAGACACGAAGATCACAGAATGCACTTTACATATGGGTATTTCACTAACAGAGCGCATAAATTTACACATAATGTGCATCTCCTTTAACAGCTAGCTCTCAGTTGTTCAGTTCATTACCTAGGATCTCTAGTATCATGGTCAAGATTACAATGGTTTAATGACTGGGAATAGTTGTCGAGTTCTTAGTATCATGTGGACTTTTGGaatccaaaacaaaacattgCATTGGTGTGAAGGAAAGTCGAAACTACAACTATTTATTCATTTTCATATGTATAACTGTGTTGACATGCAAACATTGGAAGTACACATACCACATGCCTATGCGACAGCTTAGTGCTTATAAGTTATAACGGCATACACTGGGAACTTAGGTGAGGCACTCATATGCAGAACTTATAAATTCCTTAAAAAGATTCAGCATTCAGTATTAAGAACTGGAGGTTAACATTTCCTATATGATATTCTAAAATAACTCAAATGAAATTTACTGTGTGATtatatttatatatgcatAAAGCCAACAAATCGTGCACACAACATAAAAGGCGGAAAGACACTCACCGTGCCGACAAGAACCAGAGCTGGAACTCTCCATTTACTTTAAGCTGAAGACACAAGTGCAAGCATGAGGCTCTGCGCACAAGGTCCTCAGTTCCAGCAAAAGTTGAAGTGCAGTACTTCGAATCGCAGGAGCATTGGAGGCAGTAGCGCTGCGCCAAACAAACAGGATTAAAGCAAGGCAAAGCTACTTCCATTCCCTTGTTTCAACCAAAAAGAGTCGGTAAATGCATACATTAGTCGCAGATTTGCTGTGCTGGTGACCGGCAGACACTACAACTACATCAAAAGCGCGTCGTCTCAAGTGCTCTAGCAGGCGCCTCACCTCGGTATCCCGCCGGAATCACTGGATCTGAAAGCGCAGACGACCTCGACGCCGAGTCCGCCGGAGGCGAGCGGGTTAGGGTCCCACCTCCCACGGCGCTGCGCGTGCCAGCGGCGAGGGGTGGAGCGGGCGGAGAGCGACTGCGCCGAGCTGGAGGGGGATTAGGGTTGGCGAGCTGCAGCAGGGAGTGTGAGCTGGTGGCTGGTGCGTGCGTGTGTCAGTGCGTGCGTGGATACACGgtgaaggggaggaggagtcgaggagaggaggaggatgatcCTCGTGTGGGCCGGGTGAGCCGTGGGCTGATTCGGCAGCTCGTTGTTGAGAGGAAGCCTGGGGGCCTGGGGGCACGCGGCAATGGGCCGATGGGTCGTGTGCTACATAGTGTaagattccttttttttttaactgccGTTGTATCGGTTGGTGCCATTTCTTCTCTTCGAGGCGGGGCAATAGACGCGCGCCTTGGTCCCGGCCCAACGGACGCATCCCCAACCCCCATACACGTTGGCCCCTGCTCGCGGTCGCccgtctccctctctccccgGCTACCTACCCTTGGCCTCTTGCGACGACACGATATCCATCCAACTCGGCCAAGATCTCTACACATGCACTACTGGCTACTGCTACATCCCAAGCACGGGAAAGGAACAAGGCAACAAGCTGCCTGTCTGCCGCGGAAATCTATCATAGGATGCAGACACACTTGGGAGAGCGAGTTCAGAGTATAGTATAGTTCAGAGCACTGGCATAAGCAATGATTATGATTATTCAACACTGCGTTATGAGTAACATGTGTTTACATGCGCATTGTCCCTCTCCTGTGGGTGGCGGCCGGAAAAGGTCTTTCGGCTTGGAGAACTGTCGCCGGTCGGGAACCGGGGAGATGCGACAAACTGGGTTTCCATCCAACGTGTCGAGTTCATCGTAAATTATTCGCCGGTCTCTGGTCCCGCCAGCAGATGCAtgtcgagagagagagatatagAGGACTAGTATAGGGTGACCGTGTGGTGCTACCGAACAATAAAACGACATTCCTACGTAAACACCAAGTGAATTTCGTCCATTTTCATCCATTGCGGCAAACCGCTTTGTTCGCGTCTCGTGGACTGCGATGTTTAATCAACCCACATAATCATGTTTAGGATTATTCGTCAATCAAATACTCGCAGCTCTTTAGGAATAAAAGTCCATTTTTAAGGCAACCGATTTACACATGTATTGCTAAAGTTGTATAGTACAACATTAGCTCTTCCAGATAACCACACAATAATCCCAACTCCTTTGATAACAGTCACTCCACAATAATATAAAACAGACACAATAGCACAATTTTTTCATAAACACTAAGCAATTCTATATTCGTATATTCCTAAATATGTAAACAAAAAACATCAAAAGGGAAAATAtcacaaaaaaaggaaaaaggagatGTCGATGGCGAGTTTGTCCGAAGAGATTGGCGAGGGGCATGCATCGGATGGCGGAGCTCAGCGGGGAACACCACCGTGGTCCTGGAACAGCGGCAACAACATTTTTTCTGTTAGGCCTCACTGTTGAACGGTTCAAAATGTCAAATCCCGTCACCATGAGTTATGCATGGAGGTTCCAAAAGCAAAGAGAGGGAAACGTCTTGGGACGAAAGGAGATGGTTATAAAAGTGGCAGGAGTACGTACCATCAACACCAACAGGGACAACAACACATGTACCTCCTAGGCATATGATACATGAATCTGCTGACGCCTACGTGCCGTTGGCGTGTTGCCTACAGACAGAGGAAGAGCCAACTGTTATGCCAGTATTGACCATATTGGGATAAGACCGCACGGCCATCAAAATCCGTTGTCCTTCACTTCAATGCCCTATAGAAATGTTAACCCATGATGGTTTACCAATTTTATAACAATTGAAAACCTTACCAATGAAGAATCACTTCACCTGCACTGGTATTTGCCATGTATACTTACCCTTTGCTCATAAGCTTCAAAATCCCTTTTAACCTTCTGCTTAGATGTCTTTGTAGTTCTGGAGAAGTTGTGAAACTAACTGAGCCAAGATACAAAACTAAAACAACTCATATAtcttctatcaatgcatcgagacgcaagcttccagttttctcaaaaaaacaaTTCGTACATCGACT includes:
- the LOC100821422 gene encoding uncharacterized GPI-anchored protein At1g61900 isoform X1 codes for the protein MESSSSGSCRHGAVYCCSLLFVVWLCGSQHVLSQKTTLKPEDKFLLSDPPIGLFDPIEISPSVLPHNANPAEPVSPMYPNYTSYDPILTGKCHVNFSELSHIMGKTASDCTVPLAPLVADVICCPQVNSLMNIFQAAYGGGNNTLVLNQASANACFSDIMSILASKGANTNIPELCTLRPTNLTDASCPVNDVSSFERIVNASKLLDACSSVDPLKECCRPACQPAIVEAAVHLSTGGASMFGSSSIPGSATGINVVSDCKGVVHSYLSMKLSSEVVNTAFRVLSGCKVNKVCPLEFDDPSSVVKACGNASSPRPSCCAALHSYIATRQKQLFVTNLQAINCATMFGSMLQKAGVGNDIYGLCDIDLKDFSLQAFGQQGCLLRSLPTDIVFDNITGISFTCDLSDNIAAPWPSSSSLQSLSLCAPEMSLPALPVSPLSGSSGISRTGIGIFLPLLLFTTIISI
- the LOC100821422 gene encoding uncharacterized GPI-anchored protein At1g61900 isoform X2 encodes the protein MESSSSGSCRHVYCCSLLFVVWLCGSQHVLSQKTTLKPEDKFLLSDPPIGLFDPIEISPSVLPHNANPAEPVSPMYPNYTSYDPILTGKCHVNFSELSHIMGKTASDCTVPLAPLVADVICCPQVNSLMNIFQAAYGGGNNTLVLNQASANACFSDIMSILASKGANTNIPELCTLRPTNLTDASCPVNDVSSFERIVNASKLLDACSSVDPLKECCRPACQPAIVEAAVHLSTGGASMFGSSSIPGSATGINVVSDCKGVVHSYLSMKLSSEVVNTAFRVLSGCKVNKVCPLEFDDPSSVVKACGNASSPRPSCCAALHSYIATRQKQLFVTNLQAINCATMFGSMLQKAGVGNDIYGLCDIDLKDFSLQAFGQQGCLLRSLPTDIVFDNITGISFTCDLSDNIAAPWPSSSSLQSLSLCAPEMSLPALPVSPLSGSSGISRTGIGIFLPLLLFTTIISI